Below is a genomic region from Miniphocaeibacter halophilus.
TTTAATCTTAAAATTTTCCCTGCTTTTTGGCTATCATTTGGGTAAAGTACCCTTGTAATGTCCTCTGCTCTATTTTTAGTAGACATGCTGTCATCATAAAGGGAATTATTGAATTTAGAAAAATCAAATCCGTTAATAGCTTCCGCTTGCCATAATCTTAAGGTGTTAATATTTTTATTTCTATATCCTATTACAGGAGTATCGTAAGGTACAGCAAGAACTTTTTGATCTTTAAAATTGACTATTTTTGTTTCCGCTTGTTTTCTTAATGACCAAGGGTCTCCTAAGGCTGTCCAATCATCGCCTTCTTCCATTTGAAAACCCTGATTAAAATACTGTTTAAAAAGACCTTGGGAGTATCTTACTCCATAACCTTGTAATGGTAAATTTTCAGTAGCAGCCGATTCCATAAAACAAGCAGCAAGTCTACCTAGTCCACCATTTCCTAAAGCTGGATCCTCTTCCATTTCTTCTAATGCTGAAAGAGAAATTCCTAATTCTTCCGCCACTCCTTCTGCTTCATGATTTAACCCGTAATTTAAAATATTATTTCCAAATGATCTACCTATTAAAAATTCTGCTGAAAAATAATAAGCATTTCTTCTATCTTTATTTTTTTTAGTGGTTTTTGCCCAATCTTCTTTTATATCATCCATTATCATAATAGATGATGCTTCATATTTTGCTTGAGGACTAACCTCATCTATAGTTTTTCCCGTTTTGTATAAAACTATGTCCTTTATTTGTTCAACTATTCTGTCTTTCTCCATTATAAATCTCCTAGTTTCTTTATATTTATATATTCTTTAATATTTATATATTCTTTATATTTATATATTTTTTATAGCTTATTAGTTATATTATAAACAGTTTCCTTTGTATTGTATAATAAATCACTATTTATAATATACTTAATTCGAAAATAGTGCAATATTAAAGACTTAATTTGAAAATAGTATAATGTTATAGTATTATTAACATATTCTTAGATTGGAGATTATTAAATGCAAAAAAATATTTATGTTATTTATGGTGGTATTAGTGTTGAACATGAGGTTTCACTTTTAAGTGCCACTAATGTAATTAACAGTTTAGACAGAAATAAATATAATGTTTACCCTGTTTATGTCAATAAAGAAGGAAAATGGATTCCTTATGGTAAATGTGATAAAAAAATCGAGGATTATAAAGACCTATTTGTTGAAACTGAGCTTTCTTTAGCAAATTCAATAAGTCAATTTTTAAATTCTTATTACAAAGAAAATGAAGATAATGTAATATTTCCAATTATCCATGGAACCTATGGAGAAGATGGTGTATTACAAGGCTTTTTAGAAATGCTAAAGGTACCTTATGTAGGAAATGGAGTTCTTTCGTCAGCCTTATGTATGGACAAGGCCATAACTAATCAACTCTTTGAAGAAAATAATATTCCTCAAGCAAAATATCGTCTATTGGTAAAGGAATACTATGACGAAAATGACGAAGAAAATATCAACTCTATTATAGAATACTTAGGACTTCCAATTTACGTTAAACCCTGTAATGCAGGATCATCAATTGGTGTAACTTGTGTAAAAGAAAAATCAAATATATATTCAGCAATTGAAACTGCCTTTAAATACGATAATAAAATACTGTTGGAAGAAGCTGTTTTTGGAGATGAATTACAAATTTCTGTTATAGGAAATGAAGAGCCTATTGCCTCCTTACCTGGTATTTCCAGAGTTCAACAGGAGTTCTATAACTATGAAGGCAAATATTTTGATGATAATACAATTCATATAGTACCCTTCGAATTAGAAGAAGGAGAAACGGAATTTGTTCAAAACCTTGCAAAAAAAGTATATACTACATGCAATTGTTCAGGACTAGCAAGAGTGGATATATTTTTAAGAGATAG
It encodes:
- a CDS encoding D-alanine--D-alanine ligase family protein; translated protein: MQKNIYVIYGGISVEHEVSLLSATNVINSLDRNKYNVYPVYVNKEGKWIPYGKCDKKIEDYKDLFVETELSLANSISQFLNSYYKENEDNVIFPIIHGTYGEDGVLQGFLEMLKVPYVGNGVLSSALCMDKAITNQLFEENNIPQAKYRLLVKEYYDENDEENINSIIEYLGLPIYVKPCNAGSSIGVTCVKEKSNIYSAIETAFKYDNKILLEEAVFGDELQISVIGNEEPIASLPGISRVQQEFYNYEGKYFDDNTIHIVPFELEEGETEFVQNLAKKVYTTCNCSGLARVDIFLRDSDRKMLVNEINTSPGMTNHSMTTMLWKVTDNSEFSDLLDRLIAYAIKRYEKNKTLVKEI